A window from Bordetella petrii encodes these proteins:
- a CDS encoding MAPEG family protein — MTTLTCLMLAAALLPPLTALVAKAGGRAFDNNAPRAWLAGQHGWRARADAAQANAFEALPFFYAAVLLALHNGAAAAHLAWLAGAWLALRLAYAGLYIAGLGTLRSLVWAAALALNIAILFAAA, encoded by the coding sequence ATGACCACACTGACTTGCCTGATGCTGGCGGCGGCGTTGCTGCCGCCCCTGACCGCGCTGGTTGCCAAGGCGGGCGGCCGCGCATTCGACAACAACGCGCCGCGCGCCTGGCTGGCCGGCCAGCACGGATGGCGGGCGCGCGCCGACGCGGCGCAGGCCAACGCTTTCGAGGCCCTGCCGTTTTTCTATGCCGCGGTGCTGCTGGCGCTGCACAACGGCGCCGCCGCGGCGCACCTGGCGTGGCTGGCCGGCGCGTGGCTGGCGTTGCGCCTGGCCTATGCCGGCCTGTACATCGCCGGGCTGGGCACGCTGCGCTCGCTGGTATGGGCCGCCGCGCTGGCGCTGAACATCGCCATTCTGTTCGCGGCGGCCTGA
- a CDS encoding CPBP family glutamic-type intramembrane protease yields MPLAALFPWIALCVAAALLWPPATRPYALIPLGVGYAWALGQGALEPVALLWLALLAAAGWAVRAPGPPWRIAAGHLLFVMLAVGLGLHLLPGFHNAQAIAAARYTADAAPFSMYLNLDKPLVAFWVVLALAPPMAGAGAAATLRATVAACAAAAVACLGIALAAGLVGWAPKWPAQGWLWLANNALLVTLAEEALFRGYIQQQLTARWGRRRGGAALAIAAAALLFGLAHFAGGLHWVALAGLAGAAYGVAYRYGGLAAAVLAHLGLNTLHFAWFTYPMRAAAG; encoded by the coding sequence ATGCCGCTAGCCGCCCTGTTTCCCTGGATCGCCCTGTGTGTTGCCGCCGCCCTGTTATGGCCGCCCGCCACCCGCCCCTATGCCCTGATACCGCTGGGCGTGGGCTATGCCTGGGCGCTGGGCCAGGGCGCGCTGGAGCCGGTGGCGCTGCTGTGGCTGGCGCTGCTGGCGGCCGCGGGCTGGGCGGTGCGCGCGCCCGGGCCGCCGTGGCGCATTGCCGCGGGGCACCTGCTGTTCGTGATGCTGGCCGTGGGGCTGGGCCTGCACCTGCTGCCGGGTTTCCATAACGCACAGGCCATCGCGGCGGCCCGCTACACTGCCGATGCCGCGCCGTTCAGCATGTACCTGAACCTGGACAAGCCGCTGGTGGCGTTCTGGGTGGTGCTGGCGCTGGCGCCGCCCATGGCCGGCGCGGGTGCGGCCGCCACGCTGCGCGCCACAGTGGCTGCCTGCGCGGCCGCCGCCGTGGCTTGCCTGGGAATCGCCCTGGCCGCCGGACTGGTGGGCTGGGCGCCCAAGTGGCCGGCCCAGGGCTGGCTGTGGCTGGCCAATAACGCCTTGCTGGTCACGCTGGCCGAAGAAGCGCTGTTCCGCGGCTACATACAGCAGCAATTGACAGCCCGCTGGGGCCGCCGGCGCGGCGGCGCGGCCCTGGCCATCGCGGCGGCCGCCCTGCTGTTCGGGCTGGCCCATTTCGCGGGCGGCCTGCACTGGGTGGCGCTGGCCGGCCTGGCCGGCGCGGCCTATGGCGTGGCGTATCGATATGGCGGCCTGGCCGCGGCAGTGCTGGCCCACCTGGGCCTGAACACGCTGCATTTCGCCTGGTTCACCTATCCGATGCGCGCCGCGGCGGGCTAG
- a CDS encoding DUF2238 domain-containing protein translates to MKKPSARHTYLGLLAALYAVLWVALAIRPFDRSDWLLENALVLLFGAVLVVTRRWFAFSRVSYTLIFLFLCLHAVGAHYTYSNVPYDDWWRALTGHGLNEALGWQRNHFDRLVHFSYGLLFAYPIREIFLRVVEVRGFWGYLLPLDVALSTSALYELIEWGAASLFGGELGAAYLGMQGDIWDAQKDMALAATGACIAMLVTALANRGARRDLAREWADSLKP, encoded by the coding sequence ATGAAAAAACCTTCCGCACGCCACACTTACCTGGGCCTGCTGGCCGCGCTGTACGCCGTGCTGTGGGTGGCGCTGGCCATCCGCCCGTTCGACCGGTCCGACTGGCTGCTGGAGAATGCGCTGGTGCTGCTGTTCGGCGCGGTGCTGGTGGTGACGCGGCGCTGGTTCGCGTTTTCGCGGGTGTCGTATACGCTGATATTCCTGTTCCTGTGCCTGCACGCGGTGGGCGCCCACTACACCTATTCCAACGTGCCGTACGACGACTGGTGGCGCGCCCTGACCGGCCACGGCCTGAACGAGGCGCTGGGCTGGCAGCGCAACCACTTCGACCGGCTGGTGCATTTTTCGTACGGCCTGCTGTTTGCCTATCCGATACGCGAAATCTTCCTGCGCGTGGTCGAAGTGCGCGGCTTCTGGGGCTATCTGCTGCCGCTGGACGTGGCGCTGTCCACCTCGGCGCTGTACGAACTGATCGAATGGGGCGCCGCGTCGCTGTTCGGCGGCGAGCTGGGCGCCGCCTATCTGGGCATGCAGGGCGATATCTGGGATGCCCAGAAAGACATGGCCCTGGCCGCCACCGGGGCCTGCATCGCCATGCTGGTGACGGCGCTGGCCAACCGCGGCGCGCGGCGCGACCTGGCGCGCGAATGGGCCGACAGCCTCAAGCCCTAG
- the arfB gene encoding alternative ribosome rescue aminoacyl-tRNA hydrolase ArfB: protein MYYVQEDLYLDERDIEFGMIRAQGAGGQNVNKVSSAVHLRFDVRASSLPAHIKEALCALSDRRVSKDGVIVIKAQAFRSQEKNRAEALERLAGMVREAARPVTPRRPTRPTRASQRRRVQRKVLHGEVKRLRGRITDD from the coding sequence ATGTATTACGTCCAAGAAGATCTGTACCTGGACGAGCGCGATATCGAGTTCGGCATGATCCGCGCCCAGGGCGCCGGCGGCCAGAACGTCAACAAGGTATCCAGCGCCGTCCACCTGCGCTTCGATGTGCGCGCCTCCAGCCTGCCTGCGCACATCAAAGAGGCGCTGTGCGCGCTGTCCGACCGCCGGGTGTCCAAAGACGGTGTCATCGTGATCAAGGCGCAGGCGTTTCGCAGCCAGGAAAAAAACCGCGCCGAGGCGCTGGAACGGCTGGCCGGGATGGTGCGCGAGGCGGCCCGGCCGGTCACCCCGCGCCGCCCCACGCGTCCCACCCGCGCCTCGCAGCGCCGCCGCGTGCAGCGCAAGGTGCTGCACGGCGAGGTCAAGCGCCTGCGCGGCAGGATCACCGACGACTGA
- the queE gene encoding 7-carboxy-7-deazaguanine synthase, whose translation MTYSTKEIFKTLQGEGAQAGRAAVFCRFAGCNLWSGREADRVGAACTFCDTDFVGTDGPGGGKFATAALLADAIAAAWGSGTQGRYVVFTGGEPLLQLDAALLQAVHGHGFTVAIETNGTLPAPDGIDWICVSPKGSTRVVIERGHELKLVYPQAEARPEAYAHLDFQHFFLQPMDGPARAAHTEQAVQYCLRHPQWRLSLQTHKYIGIP comes from the coding sequence ATGACTTATTCCACCAAAGAAATCTTCAAGACGCTGCAGGGCGAAGGCGCCCAGGCCGGCCGCGCGGCCGTGTTCTGCCGGTTTGCCGGCTGCAACCTGTGGTCGGGCCGCGAAGCCGACCGCGTCGGCGCCGCCTGCACGTTCTGCGACACCGACTTCGTCGGCACCGACGGCCCGGGCGGCGGCAAGTTCGCCACCGCGGCGCTGCTGGCCGATGCCATTGCGGCGGCCTGGGGCTCCGGCACGCAAGGCCGCTATGTCGTGTTCACCGGTGGCGAACCGCTGCTGCAGCTGGACGCGGCGCTGCTGCAGGCCGTGCACGGCCACGGCTTCACCGTGGCCATCGAAACCAACGGCACCCTGCCCGCGCCGGACGGCATCGACTGGATCTGCGTCAGCCCCAAGGGCAGCACGCGGGTGGTCATCGAGCGCGGCCACGAGCTCAAGCTGGTCTACCCGCAGGCCGAGGCCCGGCCCGAAGCCTACGCCCACCTGGACTTCCAGCATTTCTTCCTGCAGCCCATGGACGGCCCGGCGCGCGCCGCCCATACCGAACAGGCCGTTCAATACTGCCTGCGGCACCCGCAATGGCGGCTCAGCCTGCAAACCCACAAATACATAGGCATTCCATGA
- the queD gene encoding 6-carboxytetrahydropterin synthase QueD, with protein MISVTRRLEFDAGHRIPDHRSQCRNLHGHRYVLEVTLAGDIVDAPGASDNGMLMDFSEIKAIAKRHIVDPWDHAFLVFRDDTAVRGFLDTLPGHKTVVLDCIPTAENLARVIFATLAPHYHGHYGAQLRLARVRLYETPNCWADCSG; from the coding sequence ATGATCTCGGTGACCCGCAGGCTGGAATTCGATGCCGGCCATCGCATTCCCGACCACCGCAGCCAGTGCCGCAACCTGCATGGCCACCGCTACGTGCTCGAAGTCACGCTGGCGGGCGACATCGTCGACGCGCCGGGCGCGTCCGACAACGGCATGCTGATGGACTTCTCCGAAATCAAGGCCATCGCCAAGCGGCATATCGTCGACCCCTGGGACCACGCCTTCCTGGTTTTTCGCGACGACACCGCCGTGCGCGGTTTCCTGGATACGCTGCCGGGCCACAAGACCGTGGTGCTCGACTGCATTCCCACGGCCGAGAACCTGGCCCGCGTCATATTCGCCACGCTGGCGCCGCACTACCACGGGCATTACGGCGCACAGCTGCGCCTGGCGCGCGTGCGGCTGTACGAAACCCCCAACTGCTGGGCCGACTGCAGCGGCTGA